In a genomic window of Nitrosarchaeum sp.:
- the larB gene encoding nickel pincer cofactor biosynthesis protein LarB encodes MEIHEILTSLEKGKISLDKAKKLLSLYSIEEIEGIAKIDINRRKRKGIPEVIFAESKKIDEIKKIIQKTLEKTNSVVVSRINKEDYSKILAFAKKIKIKIKTGKNSSTIVLFKKPIEFKGGKIGILAAGTSDIGVAEEARLMCEAMNCKCITSYDVGVAGIQRIFPILKEMVNEEVDCIIVVAGMEGALATLVSSMVDIPVIGIPTSVGYGYGGKGIAALASMLQSCSLGLSVVNIDNGIAAGAISANIANKAIQKNSIKQH; translated from the coding sequence TTGGAAATTCATGAAATTTTAACATCATTGGAAAAAGGAAAAATTTCACTAGATAAAGCAAAAAAACTATTATCATTATATTCAATTGAGGAAATAGAAGGGATTGCCAAAATAGACATTAACAGAAGAAAGCGTAAGGGAATACCTGAAGTAATATTTGCAGAAAGCAAAAAAATAGACGAGATTAAAAAAATAATTCAAAAAACACTAGAGAAAACTAATTCGGTTGTAGTGTCAAGAATAAATAAAGAAGATTATTCAAAAATTTTAGCATTTGCAAAAAAAATAAAAATAAAAATTAAAACTGGAAAAAACTCATCAACGATAGTACTTTTTAAAAAACCAATTGAATTCAAAGGTGGAAAAATAGGCATATTGGCAGCGGGAACATCAGATATAGGAGTTGCTGAAGAAGCCAGATTAATGTGTGAAGCAATGAATTGTAAATGCATTACAAGCTATGATGTCGGGGTTGCCGGAATTCAAAGAATATTTCCAATTTTAAAAGAAATGGTAAATGAAGAAGTAGATTGTATAATTGTAGTTGCAGGAATGGAAGGAGCACTAGCCACTTTAGTTTCATCAATGGTAGATATTCCAGTAATTGGGATACCAACTTCCGTAGGATATGGATATGGTGGAAAAGGTATTGCTGCACTGGCTTCAATGTTACAAAGCTGTTCGTTAGGATTATCAGTAGTCAATATAGATAACGGTATTGCTGCTGGTGCAATATCTGCAAATATAGCAAATAAGGCAATACAAAAAAACAGTATAAAGCAACATTAA
- the larE gene encoding ATP-dependent sacrificial sulfur transferase LarE: protein MTKLDNLIDWFGTKKKVMIALSGGVDSALVAYAAFQKLGTSAVAVTADYKTLSKEELETAKQICSEIGIRQILLDYDELQNEEFVKNSSDRCFHCRLELGDHLVNLAKQHGVESIVDGTNLDDLGEYRPGIEALKSNGIRSPLVETNFTKNEIRITAKLVGLSVYDKPSNSCLASRIPWGQRVTNEKLTRIELGETFVKQITNVRQVRVRDLNGIAKIEVEKDEISLLQGDALEEITKKLILIGFQSVKVDPDGYRPGKINVIAD, encoded by the coding sequence ATGACTAAACTTGATAATCTTATTGATTGGTTTGGAACAAAGAAAAAGGTAATGATAGCTCTTTCTGGCGGTGTAGACAGTGCACTTGTAGCTTATGCTGCATTTCAAAAATTAGGTACATCTGCAGTTGCAGTTACTGCAGACTACAAAACCTTGTCAAAAGAAGAACTAGAAACCGCCAAACAAATTTGTTCAGAGATAGGAATTCGACAAATTCTTTTAGATTATGATGAACTCCAAAATGAAGAATTTGTGAAGAATTCTTCTGATCGTTGTTTTCATTGTAGATTGGAATTAGGTGATCATTTGGTTAATCTTGCAAAACAACATGGTGTTGAATCAATTGTTGATGGAACTAACTTAGATGATTTAGGTGAATACCGTCCAGGAATTGAAGCCCTAAAAAGCAATGGCATTAGAAGTCCTTTAGTAGAAACCAATTTTACCAAAAATGAAATTAGGATAACTGCAAAACTTGTAGGATTGTCCGTATATGATAAACCATCAAATTCTTGTCTAGCCTCACGAATTCCTTGGGGTCAGAGAGTAACCAATGAAAAATTAACTAGAATTGAATTAGGTGAAACATTTGTTAAACAAATTACAAATGTAAGACAAGTTAGGGTGCGAGATCTAAATGGTATTGCAAAAATTGAAGTCGAGAAAGATGAAATATCTCTTCTTCAAGGTGATGCTTTGGAAGAAATTACTAAAAAATTAATATTGATAGGATTTCAATCCGTTAAAGTAGATCCTGATGGATATAGGCCTGGAAAAATTAATGTGATTGCAGATTGA
- a CDS encoding PEFG-CTERM sorting domain-containing protein, translating into MNSRTSFALLAVLTAVGTLTISSAYAQACVGCYEPDAGRKAADQLLLMDMPVSVWTDKTAYEHGDKIMVYGKVANVSGNPVTLTVVNSLNSVVTIAQMSVENDGSFETILNTDGELWKHDGTYTIKVNYGSASKSNKVLVELSGATSGSSNNCASSEIYLKGNYCVPYTITGGMVTGASINSNDNSIIVRINASEDGTLTLNPDKSILDGIFMVLVDGEEWDDVEYDGNNVTVNFLAGAQKIEVIGTFVIPEFGTIAVMILAVAIISIIAVSAKSKLSIMPRY; encoded by the coding sequence ATGAACAGCCGTACGTCGTTCGCGCTATTAGCCGTTTTGACTGCAGTCGGTACTTTAACCATATCATCAGCATATGCTCAAGCATGTGTAGGTTGTTACGAACCAGACGCTGGAAGAAAAGCAGCAGATCAATTGTTGCTTATGGATATGCCAGTATCTGTGTGGACAGATAAGACAGCCTATGAACATGGTGATAAAATTATGGTATACGGTAAAGTAGCAAATGTTTCTGGAAATCCAGTAACACTTACTGTTGTGAATTCATTAAATTCTGTCGTTACGATTGCTCAGATGAGTGTAGAAAATGACGGTAGTTTTGAAACAATTCTCAATACAGACGGTGAATTATGGAAACACGATGGTACATACACCATTAAAGTCAACTATGGAAGTGCTTCAAAAAGCAACAAAGTACTTGTTGAATTAAGTGGTGCAACTTCAGGTAGCTCAAACAATTGTGCCTCTTCAGAGATTTATCTAAAAGGCAATTATTGTGTGCCATACACCATCACAGGTGGAATGGTAACAGGTGCAAGCATCAATTCTAATGATAATTCAATTATCGTAAGAATTAACGCAAGTGAAGATGGGACACTCACATTAAACCCAGACAAATCAATTCTTGATGGTATCTTCATGGTACTTGTAGATGGGGAAGAATGGGATGATGTAGAATATGATGGCAATAATGTCACAGTGAACTTCTTAGCAGGTGCTCAAAAAATTGAAGTAATAGGTACCTTTGTAATTCCAGAATTTGGTACAATCGCAGTGATGATACTAGCAGTAGCAATTATATCAATAATTGCAGTATCTGCAAAGTCAAAACTAAGCATTATGCCAAGATACTAA
- a CDS encoding PEFG-CTERM sorting domain-containing protein, translated as MNTHLSVLALSAIMIASIGLAPAFGQVVDSIVVTTDKTSYEDGDIVLVTGEVKDLLSGTPISLIVTAPNGNRVILDQLDVGLDKKFSTEFTVGGPLMRSGGTYTIEVTYGSQTRTAETTFEFGGSTDQGPRDTKMAVEGTEFMVSYKITGGKLISITPDVEANSLIIAITASQDGSLVITLPRALIDAKMGDQDDTFFVLVDGEEVDFEETTTSTDRTLTILFPAGAEEIEIIGTTVVPEFGTIAVMILAVAIISIIAVSAKSKLSIMPRY; from the coding sequence ATGAATACTCATCTATCGGTGTTAGCCTTATCTGCAATTATGATTGCAAGTATTGGATTAGCACCAGCATTTGGACAAGTAGTAGATTCAATCGTTGTTACTACAGACAAAACATCATACGAAGATGGTGATATAGTCTTAGTAACTGGAGAAGTAAAAGATCTTCTTTCAGGAACTCCTATTAGTCTCATAGTAACAGCACCAAACGGAAATCGAGTAATACTTGATCAATTGGATGTTGGTTTAGACAAAAAATTCAGTACTGAATTTACTGTCGGTGGACCACTTATGAGATCAGGGGGAACTTACACAATTGAAGTAACTTACGGAAGCCAAACTCGTACAGCTGAAACCACATTTGAATTTGGAGGTTCAACAGATCAAGGACCAAGAGATACCAAAATGGCAGTCGAAGGTACTGAATTTATGGTCAGTTACAAGATAACTGGTGGTAAATTAATCAGCATAACTCCAGATGTAGAAGCAAACTCCTTGATAATTGCAATCACTGCAAGTCAAGATGGTTCACTTGTCATTACATTGCCTAGAGCTTTGATTGATGCAAAGATGGGTGATCAAGATGATACATTCTTTGTCTTAGTAGATGGAGAAGAAGTAGACTTTGAGGAAACAACAACTTCTACAGATAGAACATTAACAATTCTATTCCCAGCAGGTGCTGAGGAGATCGAGATAATCGGTACTACCGTAGTCCCAGAATTTGGTACAATCGCAGTGATGATACTAGCAGTAGCAATTATATCAATAATTGCAGTATCTGCAAAGTCAAAACTAAGCATTATGCCAAGATACTAA
- a CDS encoding malate dehydrogenase yields the protein MITIIGSGKVGGDAALFSALKRLDDQILLLDVAEGLPQGEAMDINHMLSEQGIDVEVKGSNNFEDMKGSKIVVVVAGSGRKPGMTRMDLLKINATIVKSVVENIKKHANDSMIIPVTNPLDPMAYITYKVSGFDRSRVFGMGGMLDLSRFRQFIHEATGHSRDSIRALVIGEHGENMLPLPRFSSVSGIPLSSFLPKQKLDEIVQNTKQVAAKVIELKGATVHAPGNAISAMIEAVVRDRKQVIPVATYLDGEYGHSDVTIGIPAVIGKKGVEKIIELDLNAEEKQSFDAGIQSVKSAISGIQI from the coding sequence ATGATTACAATAATAGGTTCAGGAAAAGTTGGTGGAGATGCAGCACTATTTTCAGCATTAAAGCGATTAGATGATCAAATACTCTTACTTGATGTTGCAGAGGGGCTACCACAAGGCGAGGCAATGGATATCAATCACATGTTATCAGAACAAGGAATAGATGTAGAAGTAAAGGGTTCAAACAATTTTGAAGATATGAAAGGCTCTAAGATAGTAGTAGTTGTGGCAGGATCTGGAAGAAAACCAGGAATGACGAGAATGGATCTTTTAAAAATTAATGCAACCATTGTAAAAAGCGTCGTAGAAAATATCAAAAAACATGCAAATGACTCCATGATAATTCCTGTGACAAATCCACTTGATCCAATGGCATACATTACTTACAAGGTATCTGGATTTGATAGAAGCAGAGTTTTTGGAATGGGTGGAATGTTAGATTTATCAAGATTCAGACAATTTATTCATGAAGCCACAGGACATTCACGTGATTCCATTAGAGCACTTGTAATTGGAGAGCATGGTGAAAACATGTTGCCATTACCAAGATTCTCATCGGTCTCTGGAATTCCACTTTCTTCATTTCTACCAAAACAGAAACTAGATGAGATTGTACAAAACACAAAACAGGTTGCAGCTAAGGTAATTGAGTTAAAAGGTGCAACAGTACATGCACCTGGAAATGCAATTTCTGCAATGATTGAAGCTGTTGTTAGAGATAGAAAGCAAGTGATACCGGTTGCAACATATCTAGATGGAGAATATGGTCATTCAGATGTTACAATAGGTATTCCTGCAGTAATTGGGAAGAAAGGTGTTGAAAAAATAATTGAACTTGACCTAAATGCTGAAGAAAAACAATCATTTGATGCAGGTATACAAAGTGTAAAAAGTGCAATTTCAGGCATACAGATCTAA
- a CDS encoding B12-binding domain-containing radical SAM protein: protein MAGKRIVLTADRSLMTNYRGNFLYGFIACGPYEVLPEWVFDKVFCPPVETDPITGESKVAQVGLRRVESALLQGYKRDEVFIANPEMLEKSIGPDTKVVGINVMDPLGMAPVTTTMSPEKLSYVAMKFKKMCANIIQLKKKYDFHVVVGGNGAWELAKSDRMQIHGIDTVVVGEADELALDLFHDLEKGDAPELMHCFVKNIQNIPVIEGPTINSLIEAMRGCGRGCDFCDVNKRSKKDLPLERLQYEAKINLDYGFDSVWLHSDEMLLYGCDNRDFIPNRDAITELWKGLKGLGANFIGTTHMTFSAVAADPELMRQISRINKQDETGRWLATNLGIETVAPNMVKKHLGVKTRPFAPEEWGSVVREGAKILNDNHWFPAATIIIGWPDETPDDVQYTIDMMSDFREMNFRGLVAPLLYQDFSEKNSMHFGNLNEAQFTLFWKCWENNLRVINDIIPIILRNKTYGPPMKVFMYGILKAGTWAIMRYLRGLCKDLFNGRTPDEIIDKYARSRSVTAPKIQTKKL, encoded by the coding sequence TTGGCTGGAAAACGAATTGTTCTAACTGCTGATCGTAGTTTAATGACAAATTATAGAGGAAATTTTCTTTATGGATTTATTGCCTGTGGACCATATGAGGTTCTTCCAGAATGGGTGTTTGACAAAGTTTTCTGTCCTCCAGTAGAAACAGATCCAATTACAGGAGAATCAAAGGTTGCCCAAGTTGGATTAAGACGAGTAGAAAGTGCATTACTTCAGGGATACAAACGCGATGAAGTTTTTATTGCAAATCCAGAGATGTTAGAAAAATCAATTGGGCCAGATACTAAGGTGGTAGGAATCAATGTAATGGATCCTTTAGGGATGGCACCAGTTACAACAACAATGTCACCAGAAAAATTATCTTATGTTGCTATGAAATTCAAAAAAATGTGTGCCAACATTATTCAATTAAAAAAGAAATATGATTTTCATGTGGTGGTTGGTGGAAATGGTGCATGGGAACTTGCAAAATCAGATAGAATGCAAATCCATGGAATAGATACTGTAGTTGTAGGGGAAGCTGACGAATTAGCTTTGGATTTATTTCATGATTTAGAAAAAGGTGATGCTCCAGAATTAATGCATTGTTTTGTAAAAAATATACAAAACATTCCAGTTATCGAAGGACCGACAATAAACTCACTCATTGAAGCAATGAGAGGATGTGGTAGAGGATGTGATTTTTGCGATGTAAATAAAAGATCAAAGAAAGATTTACCATTAGAAAGATTACAGTATGAAGCAAAGATCAATTTAGATTACGGATTTGATTCAGTATGGCTACATTCTGATGAGATGTTACTTTACGGATGCGATAATAGAGATTTTATTCCAAATAGAGATGCCATAACAGAACTTTGGAAAGGGCTAAAAGGATTAGGAGCCAATTTTATAGGAACTACACATATGACCTTCTCAGCAGTTGCTGCTGATCCAGAGCTAATGCGACAAATTTCAAGGATTAACAAACAAGATGAAACCGGTAGATGGCTTGCAACAAATTTGGGAATTGAGACAGTCGCACCAAACATGGTAAAAAAACATCTAGGCGTGAAAACAAGACCATTTGCTCCTGAAGAATGGGGTAGCGTGGTAAGAGAAGGAGCAAAAATTTTGAATGACAATCATTGGTTCCCAGCTGCTACAATTATCATAGGATGGCCAGATGAAACACCAGATGATGTACAATACACTATTGACATGATGAGTGACTTTAGAGAAATGAATTTCAGAGGATTAGTTGCTCCATTGCTTTATCAAGACTTTAGTGAAAAGAACTCGATGCATTTTGGAAATTTGAATGAGGCTCAGTTTACATTATTTTGGAAATGTTGGGAGAATAATCTTCGTGTAATTAACGATATTATTCCAATCATTCTTAGAAATAAGACATATGGTCCACCAATGAAAGTATTCATGTATGGAATTCTAAAAGCAGGTACATGGGCAATAATGAGATATCTAAGAGGATTATGTAAAGATCTATTCAATGGAAGAACTCCAGATGAAATTATTGACAAGTATGCCAGAAGTAGATCAGTTACGGCTCCAAAGATTCAAACGAAAAAATTATAG
- the larC gene encoding nickel pincer cofactor biosynthesis protein LarC, whose protein sequence is MVIVIDPQIAGISGDMILCSLVDLGANKSKIINGLRQSEKFLSNSTIKQIDFKKIDKHGIESTALFLEIDEHVHERKGIEIKKAIMDSANEIGLSDKAKFFAESCIDTLILSESKIHGLPVDSVHFHEASSIDTLIDIIGTAIALDDLSLFDEDIICMPVAVGGGTVTFSHGTMSNPASAILQILKNSKLSIHGGQVKDELTTPTGASILVHLAKTSMDFYPSMEIISVGYGAGKKEFDEFSNVLKIVKGIQKNNFQLDSVKILETNVDDVSGEIMGNLIEKIMNKGARDVSIYNGITKKGRPTNLISVICDDSSLHEIMELLVIETGTLGIRVSTSDRFIVPRKIHNIKLIFDNNEFLVKYKVSSFKGKNDFKIEFDDLKLISNTLNKSIKETELLIRKEIMKLDVNYD, encoded by the coding sequence ATGGTTATTGTTATTGATCCTCAAATAGCAGGCATATCTGGAGATATGATTCTCTGTTCTTTAGTGGATTTAGGTGCAAATAAATCCAAAATTATCAATGGTCTTAGACAATCTGAAAAATTTCTTTCAAATTCAACTATCAAACAAATTGATTTTAAAAAAATAGATAAACATGGAATAGAATCTACCGCATTATTTTTAGAAATTGATGAACACGTTCATGAAAGAAAAGGTATTGAAATTAAAAAAGCAATTATGGATTCTGCAAATGAGATTGGTCTTTCTGACAAAGCAAAATTTTTTGCAGAATCATGTATTGATACATTGATTTTATCTGAATCTAAAATTCATGGACTGCCTGTGGACTCTGTTCATTTTCACGAAGCATCCAGTATTGACACCTTGATAGATATTATTGGAACTGCAATAGCTCTGGATGATTTATCTTTGTTTGATGAAGACATTATTTGTATGCCTGTTGCTGTAGGTGGAGGAACTGTGACTTTTTCTCATGGAACTATGTCAAATCCTGCAAGTGCAATTCTTCAAATCTTGAAAAATTCTAAATTATCAATTCATGGTGGCCAAGTAAAAGATGAATTGACTACTCCTACAGGTGCTAGTATTCTTGTACATTTGGCAAAAACATCCATGGATTTCTATCCTTCAATGGAAATAATCTCTGTTGGATATGGTGCGGGAAAAAAGGAATTTGATGAATTTTCTAATGTTTTAAAGATTGTAAAAGGTATTCAAAAAAATAACTTTCAATTGGACTCTGTTAAAATTCTAGAAACTAATGTTGATGATGTCTCTGGAGAAATTATGGGAAATTTAATTGAAAAAATTATGAATAAAGGTGCTAGAGATGTCTCCATTTACAATGGTATTACTAAAAAAGGACGACCAACAAATCTCATATCTGTCATATGTGATGATTCATCACTTCATGAAATTATGGAACTTTTAGTAATTGAAACTGGAACTCTGGGAATTCGTGTAAGTACTTCAGATCGTTTTATTGTTCCAAGGAAAATCCATAATATCAAACTAATTTTTGATAATAATGAATTTTTAGTAAAATACAAAGTTTCATCTTTTAAAGGAAAAAATGATTTTAAAATTGAATTTGATGATTTAAAATTGATCTCAAATACCTTAAACAAGTCAATTAAGGAAACAGAATTATTGATTAGAAAAGAGATTATGAAATTAGATGTTAATTATGACTAA
- a CDS encoding cysteine desulfurase family protein, which produces MIYLDNAASTQIHDDVLDAMLPYLKEQYGNPSSIHRYGRLSHKAIEKARKQIASLINADPSEIFLTSGGTESNNMALWGIASKKPSSKIITSSIEHDAILEPCKKLAKNGFDVLYLPVDNRGVVNLNSLTNSLSDDVCLVSIMFANNEMGTIEPIAEIAQLCNKQKIPFHTDAVQAVGKTSIDVKQLGIDLLSISSHKINGPKGVGALYIRHGIDIDPLILGGGQEHGLRSGTENVANIVGFGRACELAKLHLAENISHMKKLRDILIAKITKEIPYVTLNGDIENRLSNNAHFTFLGVAGEDLIIKLDEYGIAASTGSACSVHTQKASHVLQAMGFSHEQITGSLRLSLGVFNNEQQIDETVSILKKITTELRSVSPFKEKYSF; this is translated from the coding sequence TTGATATATCTCGACAATGCAGCATCCACACAAATTCATGACGATGTTTTAGATGCAATGCTACCATATCTTAAAGAACAATATGGTAATCCTTCATCAATACATCGCTATGGTAGATTATCCCATAAAGCTATAGAAAAAGCTAGAAAACAAATTGCATCCTTAATTAATGCAGATCCATCAGAAATTTTCCTTACATCTGGTGGGACAGAATCTAATAATATGGCACTTTGGGGAATTGCATCAAAAAAACCTTCTTCTAAAATAATTACTTCTTCAATTGAACACGATGCAATCTTAGAACCATGTAAAAAATTAGCAAAAAATGGATTTGATGTTCTCTATTTGCCTGTTGATAATCGTGGTGTTGTAAATCTAAATTCTCTAACAAATTCTCTTTCTGATGACGTATGTCTTGTTTCCATAATGTTTGCTAATAATGAAATGGGAACAATTGAGCCAATTGCTGAAATTGCTCAACTGTGTAATAAACAAAAAATTCCATTTCATACTGATGCTGTTCAAGCTGTGGGAAAAACCTCAATTGATGTAAAACAATTAGGCATCGATTTACTTTCTATCTCATCTCATAAAATTAATGGTCCTAAAGGTGTAGGTGCATTATACATCCGACATGGAATTGATATAGATCCCCTGATTTTAGGTGGAGGTCAAGAGCACGGTTTACGATCAGGAACAGAAAACGTGGCAAATATTGTAGGATTTGGAAGGGCATGTGAACTTGCTAAACTCCATCTTGCTGAGAATATTTCCCACATGAAAAAACTGCGTGATATCCTTATTGCGAAAATCACCAAAGAGATTCCATATGTTACTCTTAATGGTGACATTGAAAATCGCTTATCAAATAATGCACATTTTACTTTTCTTGGTGTTGCAGGTGAAGACTTAATTATAAAACTAGATGAGTATGGTATAGCTGCATCTACTGGTTCTGCATGTTCAGTCCATACCCAAAAGGCATCTCATGTTTTACAAGCCATGGGATTTTCACATGAACAAATTACTGGTTCCTTGAGACTTTCTTTGGGTGTGTTTAACAACGAACAACAAATAGATGAAACAGTAAGTATCTTGAAAAAAATAACTACTGAGTTACGTTCTGTTTCACCATTTAAAGAAAAGTATTCATTTTAA
- a CDS encoding DNA-directed RNA polymerase subunit H translates to MATKKNQVLVPDHIYVPKHEIISKQEAEDVLKKYNCKPTELPLIFVNDPAILGLGVKPGDMIKITRKSPTAGESLYYRYVVEV, encoded by the coding sequence ATGGCAACTAAGAAAAATCAGGTTTTGGTGCCTGACCATATTTATGTGCCAAAACATGAAATTATTTCAAAACAAGAAGCTGAAGATGTCCTAAAAAAATATAATTGTAAACCTACAGAATTACCATTAATTTTTGTAAATGATCCTGCAATATTGGGACTTGGTGTAAAACCAGGCGATATGATAAAAATCACAAGAAAGAGTCCTACTGCTGGTGAGAGTCTTTACTATAGATACGTGGTGGAAGTTTAA
- a CDS encoding PEFG-CTERM sorting domain-containing protein, with product MKTKIIFVFLILGMIITLPVFAQSLITVKTNSNSYKEGDTIVISGMAEPIIKDTPVLLQIINKENNVVEIAQITIAEDGSYSHTVRTEGTLWSKAGEYTVKVAYSIGSIAETQFNFSPKSDVTATEIFEVDAGSHGTFDVNYSINGGTVKNMLIDKDIFALIVIIETENDGSITLEMPRDAFDAKKQDQTDDTFIIIIDGIEVPYQETVTNTNSRIITINFEEGDSDIEIIGTTIIPEFGTIAVMILAIGIITTIMVTKNRFQIPIRN from the coding sequence GTGAAAACTAAAATTATTTTTGTATTTTTAATTTTAGGAATGATTATCACACTGCCAGTTTTTGCTCAGTCCTTAATCACAGTAAAAACAAATTCTAATTCATATAAAGAAGGCGATACTATAGTGATTTCAGGAATGGCAGAGCCCATCATAAAAGATACTCCAGTATTATTACAGATTATTAATAAAGAAAATAATGTCGTAGAGATTGCACAGATCACTATAGCAGAAGATGGTAGTTATTCACATACGGTGAGAACAGAAGGTACTCTATGGTCTAAAGCGGGAGAATATACGGTAAAAGTAGCATATAGCATAGGAAGCATTGCAGAAACTCAATTCAATTTTTCGCCAAAATCAGACGTAACGGCAACTGAAATATTTGAAGTAGATGCTGGTAGTCATGGTACATTTGATGTAAATTATTCCATAAATGGTGGTACTGTGAAAAATATGCTCATAGACAAAGATATTTTTGCATTAATAGTAATAATAGAAACTGAAAATGATGGATCTATCACCTTAGAAATGCCAAGAGATGCATTTGATGCAAAAAAACAAGATCAAACAGATGACACATTCATAATAATAATAGACGGTATAGAAGTGCCATATCAAGAGACTGTGACTAATACAAACTCAAGAATAATTACAATTAATTTTGAAGAAGGTGATTCAGATATAGAGATAATCGGCACTACAATAATTCCAGAATTCGGCACAATTGCAGTTATGATTCTAGCAATAGGAATCATAACAACAATAATGGTTACAAAAAATAGATTTCAAATTCCCATTAGGAATTAA
- a CDS encoding PEFG-CTERM sorting domain-containing protein has protein sequence MNFKSSATSMTLIVMVLSIISITSIQQDVFAQTTGMSISAIASEGSDTISINGHTKSSVTDITFTVISPSLNVVSIDQLTPDKNGDFATTFKVPMWKENGFYTIKAEQSPYGSSLYKMSLRVEVINGMTSETNVSQSTLEEGFVEPTTTVRKTLVIKEANSMAGSNTIKISGITDSANSITLKVIAPNGNVIVVDQFAPNLNANGQFTKEIITGGALWKQDGNYTIVAQQGNDKSSIEVGIENGLVIPEFGTIAVMILAVAIISIIAVSAKSKLSIMPRY, from the coding sequence ATGAATTTTAAAAGTTCAGCAACATCAATGACATTAATCGTAATGGTTTTGTCAATAATTTCAATAACTTCAATTCAACAAGATGTATTTGCTCAAACCACAGGAATGTCAATTTCAGCCATAGCATCAGAAGGTTCTGACACAATATCAATTAACGGACATACAAAATCATCTGTTACAGATATTACATTTACAGTAATTTCTCCTAGCCTAAATGTAGTCAGCATTGATCAATTAACACCTGACAAAAATGGTGATTTTGCTACAACATTTAAAGTTCCAATGTGGAAGGAAAATGGATTCTATACAATAAAAGCTGAACAAAGCCCATACGGAAGTTCATTGTATAAAATGTCACTTCGTGTAGAAGTCATAAACGGTATGACCTCAGAAACAAATGTTAGTCAATCTACTTTAGAAGAAGGATTTGTTGAACCAACCACAACAGTAAGAAAAACACTGGTGATTAAAGAAGCAAATTCAATGGCAGGATCTAACACAATCAAAATTAGTGGCATTACAGACAGCGCTAATTCAATTACATTGAAAGTAATAGCACCAAATGGAAATGTGATTGTTGTTGATCAATTCGCACCAAATCTAAATGCAAATGGCCAATTTACTAAAGAAATCATAACTGGAGGCGCATTATGGAAACAAGATGGCAATTATACTATTGTAGCCCAACAAGGCAATGACAAGTCTTCAATTGAAGTAGGAATAGAAAACGGTCTAGTAATCCCAGAATTTGGTACAATCGCAGTGATGATACTAGCAGTAGCAATTATATCAATAATTGCAGTATCTGCAAAGTCAAAACTAAGCATTATGCCAAGATACTAA